A region from the Gossypium hirsutum isolate 1008001.06 chromosome A08, Gossypium_hirsutum_v2.1, whole genome shotgun sequence genome encodes:
- the LOC121204899 gene encoding allene oxide cyclase, chloroplastic isoform X2: MAASSFALRSTISSGIISNPRSKTLLPAVNSSFKPIKNPSLTQTHKLFTFSAPKRAFTCKSQAIPSDNSAPDKVQELHIYEMNERDRGSPAYLRLSKKSVNSLGDLVPFSNKMYRGDLEKRIGITAGICILIEHKPEMKGDRYEAIFSFYFGDYVHIAVQGPYLTYQDTFLAIKGGSGIFEGVTGQVKLHQIVFPFKIFYTFYLKGIGELPEELLCKPVEPHPAVEAFPDAKACEPHAAIANFTN, encoded by the exons ATGGCCGCTTCAAGCTTTGCTCTAAGGTCCACCATTTCTTCTGGGATAATAAGTAACCCCAGATCAAAAACCTTGTTGCCTGCAGTTAATTCATCTTTCAAGCCCATCAAAAACCCTTCTTTAACTCAAACTCACAAGCTTTTCACTTTCTCAGCTCCCAAACGAGCTTTCACTTGCAAAAGCCAGGCTATTCCATCTGATAACTCAGCTCCTG ATAAAGTTCAAGAACTGCATATATATGAGATGAATGAGAGAGATCGTGGTAGTCCTGCCTATCTTCGTTTAAGTAAAAAATCTGTGAACTCACTGGGTGATCTTGTCCCTTTTAGCAACAAA aTGTATAGGGGAGATTTGGAGAAACGAATAGGAATAACAGCTGGGATATGCATATTAATAGAGCACAAACCCGAAATGAAAGGTGATCGCTACGAGGCCATCTTCAGCTTTTACTTCGGGGACTACGTTCACATAGCAGTTCAGGGACCTTACTTGACTTACCAGGACACGTTTCTCGCTATTAAAGGTGGGTCAGGAATTTTTGAAGGTGTCACTGGTCAGGTGAAACTCCACCAAATTGTTTTCCCCTTCAAGATTTTCTACACGTTTTACTTGAAGGGGATCGGTGAGCTCCCAGAGGAGCTGCTTTGCAAGCCGGTTGAGCCACACCCAGCTGTTGAAGCCTTTCCGGATGCTAAGGCTTGTGAGCCACATGCTGCTATTGCAAATTTcactaattaa
- the LOC121204901 gene encoding allene oxide cyclase, chloroplastic encodes MAASDKVQELHVYEMNERDRGSPAYLRLSQKPVNSLGDIVPFSNKIYRGDMEKRIGITAGMCILIEHKPELKGDRYEAIFSFYFGDYGHIAVQGPYLTYQDSYLAITGGSGIFEGVSGQVKLHQIVFPFKLFYTFYLKGIGELPEELLCKPVDPHPAVEAVPAAKACEPHAAIANFTN; translated from the exons ATGGCCGCCTCGG ATAAAGTTCAAGAACTGCATGTATATGAGATGAATGAAAGAGATCGTGGTAGTCCAGCTTACCTTCGTTTAAGTCAGAAACCTGTTAACTCACTTGGTGATATTGTCCCTTTTAGCAAcaaa ATATATAGGGGAGATATGGAGAAACGGATAGGAATAACTGCAGGGATGTGTATATTGATAGAGCATAAACCCGAACTGAAAGGTGACCGCTACGAAGCCATCTTCAGCTTTTACTTCGGAGACTACGGTCACATAGCGGTGCAGGGACCTTACTTGACTTACCAGGACTCGTATCTCGCTATTACTGGTGGATCTGGCATTTTTGAAGGTGTCTCTGGTCAGGTCAAGCTCCACCAAATCGTCTTCCCCTTTAAGCTTTTCTACACTTTCTATTTGAAGGGAATTGGTGAACTCCCAGAAGAGCTGCTTTGCAAACCGGTTGACCCACACCCAGCTGTTGAAGCCGTTCCGGCTGCTAAGGCTTGCGAGCCACATGCCGCCATTGCAAATTtcactaattaa